Proteins encoded together in one Prochlorococcus marinus str. MIT 9211 window:
- a CDS encoding glycogen/starch/alpha-glucan phosphorylase, translating into MSSSQPIDLRLPTPGCYADPIKAGIDADAVFDGMTEHLFFTLGKLATSASLRDLYMALSYAVRDRLMTRYLASQEAIRAKPHKTVAYFSAEFLIGPQLNNNLLNLGIQEEAEEAVKRFGIESLNDILEVEEEPGLGNGGLGRLAACYMESLASLQVPAIGYGIRYEFGIFNQIIRDGWQIEVTDKWLKGGWPWELPQPDESCFVGFGGRTENYIDDQGNYRSRWIPSEHAIGVPHDIPILGYRVNNCDRLRLWRADATESFDFYAFNIGDYYGAVEEKVASETISKVLYPNDGTDEGRRLRLKQQHFFVSCSLQDMIRSLETRNIPVEQFSENWTVQLNDTHPAIAVAELMRLLIDNHHFEWDQAWDITNRSVAYTNHTLLPEALEKWDLNLFKSLLPRHLELIYEINKRFLQQVRLRYPGNDLILRKLSIIDEEGSKAVRMAHLATIGAHNVNGVAALHSDLIKRQLMPEFADLWPEKFTNVTNGVTPRRWVALSNPELASLLDQEIGSNWITNMDLLTQLEEKENDSNFLDVFGATKLLGKRKLAGYIHRQTGILVDPSTLFDVQVKRIHQYKRQHLNALQIIAQYLRIKNGTAHSIAPRTVIFGGKAAPGYLMAKLMIRFINGIAEVVNADPDMDGKLRVVFLPDYNVKLGEQVYSATDLSEQISTAGKEASGTGNMKFAMNGALTIGTLDGANVEIRDRVGKENFFLFGKTESEIMKLRKNGYDPKQYIEKSPELSEAIRLIELGHFSNGDNELFRPLLNSLTGYDPFFVMADFDDYLLAQDRVSKAWQNHKEWNRMALLNTARSGFFSSDRSIREYCSSIWKVNPLEVEITCNIN; encoded by the coding sequence ATGAGCAGTTCCCAGCCTATAGACCTGCGGCTGCCAACCCCAGGCTGTTATGCAGATCCAATAAAAGCTGGCATCGATGCTGATGCTGTCTTTGACGGGATGACAGAGCACCTATTTTTTACCCTTGGCAAACTTGCCACATCAGCAAGTCTTAGAGATCTATATATGGCCTTGAGTTATGCAGTAAGAGATAGATTAATGACAAGATATTTAGCTTCGCAAGAAGCAATTAGAGCAAAACCGCATAAAACCGTTGCATATTTCTCCGCAGAATTCTTAATCGGTCCACAATTAAATAACAATTTATTGAACCTAGGTATTCAAGAAGAGGCTGAAGAAGCTGTTAAGAGATTTGGGATTGAATCACTCAATGACATTCTTGAAGTAGAAGAAGAGCCAGGTCTAGGTAATGGTGGCTTAGGTCGTTTGGCAGCTTGCTATATGGAATCTCTTGCAAGTCTCCAAGTTCCAGCAATCGGTTATGGAATTAGATATGAATTCGGAATATTCAATCAAATCATTCGAGATGGATGGCAAATTGAAGTAACAGATAAATGGCTGAAAGGTGGCTGGCCATGGGAATTACCCCAACCTGATGAATCATGCTTTGTCGGCTTCGGAGGTAGGACTGAAAACTATATAGATGATCAAGGCAACTATCGGTCAAGATGGATTCCTTCAGAACATGCAATTGGGGTCCCCCATGACATTCCAATCCTTGGTTATAGAGTAAACAATTGTGACCGACTGCGATTATGGAGGGCTGATGCAACAGAAAGTTTTGATTTTTATGCTTTCAATATTGGTGACTATTACGGAGCAGTTGAAGAAAAGGTTGCTTCTGAAACTATATCTAAAGTGCTTTACCCAAATGACGGTACTGATGAAGGAAGACGTTTAAGACTTAAACAACAACACTTCTTTGTCAGTTGCTCCCTCCAAGATATGATTCGCAGTCTTGAAACAAGAAATATACCTGTTGAACAATTTTCTGAAAACTGGACAGTTCAATTAAATGACACCCATCCAGCTATTGCTGTTGCAGAATTAATGCGTCTACTAATTGACAATCATCATTTTGAATGGGACCAAGCATGGGATATCACTAATAGATCAGTTGCATATACCAATCACACATTGTTACCTGAAGCTCTTGAAAAATGGGATTTAAATCTATTTAAAAGTTTATTGCCAAGACACTTAGAGCTAATTTATGAAATCAACAAAAGGTTTTTACAGCAAGTGCGCCTTCGTTATCCAGGGAATGACCTAATTCTTAGAAAACTATCAATTATTGATGAGGAAGGTTCTAAAGCCGTACGAATGGCTCATCTTGCAACTATAGGTGCTCACAATGTTAATGGAGTGGCTGCCCTTCACTCTGATTTAATAAAGCGTCAATTAATGCCTGAATTTGCTGATTTATGGCCAGAAAAATTCACTAATGTCACTAATGGTGTCACTCCTAGACGATGGGTTGCACTTTCCAATCCTGAACTTGCATCTCTTTTAGATCAAGAAATTGGTTCAAATTGGATCACCAATATGGACTTACTTACTCAATTAGAAGAGAAAGAAAATGATTCAAACTTTCTCGATGTATTTGGTGCCACAAAATTATTAGGAAAAAGAAAATTAGCAGGTTATATTCACCGCCAGACAGGCATTCTGGTTGATCCTTCAACTTTATTTGATGTCCAGGTGAAAAGAATCCATCAATACAAGCGTCAACATTTAAATGCTCTTCAAATTATTGCCCAATATTTAAGAATAAAAAATGGCACTGCCCATTCAATTGCTCCAAGAACAGTAATTTTTGGTGGGAAAGCAGCACCTGGATATTTAATGGCAAAGCTAATGATTCGTTTCATTAATGGTATTGCCGAGGTTGTCAATGCAGATCCAGATATGGATGGAAAGTTAAGAGTGGTTTTCCTACCTGATTACAATGTCAAGCTTGGTGAACAAGTTTATTCAGCTACAGATTTATCAGAACAAATATCTACTGCAGGTAAAGAGGCATCAGGAACTGGAAATATGAAATTCGCAATGAATGGAGCCCTAACAATTGGGACATTGGATGGGGCAAATGTAGAAATTCGAGACCGAGTCGGTAAAGAAAACTTCTTCCTTTTTGGAAAAACAGAATCTGAAATAATGAAGCTTCGAAAAAATGGTTATGATCCTAAGCAATACATAGAAAAATCACCTGAGTTATCTGAAGCAATACGATTAATAGAACTGGGTCATTTTAGTAATGGGGATAATGAATTATTTAGGCCTCTCTTAAATAGTCTTACAGGATATGATCCATTTTTCGTTATGGCTGATTTTGACGACTACCTTCTTGCCCAAGATAGAGTAAGCAAAGCTTGGCAAAATCATAAAGAATGGAACCGTATGGCACTTCTTAATACTGCAAGGTCTGGATTCTTTTCATCAGATAGATCAATAAGAGAGTACTGTTCATCAATATGGAAGGTAAACCCTTTAGAAGTAGAAATCACATGCAATATTAATTAA
- the glmS gene encoding glutamine--fructose-6-phosphate transaminase (isomerizing), with translation MCGIVAFIGSREASPLLLDGLRKLEYRGYDSAGLATVTIGEKDQDDFVTCKRAKGKLVNLSELIEKEGAPGHLGIGHTRWATHGKPEEHNAHPHRDNSGEVAVVQNGIIENHTSLRKKLEGKGVQFLSQTDTEVIPHLISHELDHFLANGSSPSRSLLLQAVQKVLGLLEGAYAIAVIWSKTPDALVVAKRQASLVIGLGEGEFLCASDKPALTGFTRTILPMEDDEIALLTPLGIELYDIQGKRKDRSPVVLSGLDQEIDKQHFRHFMLKEIHEQPETVELWLSKHLPIHAPIDSPIVLPYDASFYESIEQIQILACGTSRHAGMVGAYLLEQFAGIRTSVFFASEFRYAPPPLSPHTLTIGVTQSGETADTLAALSMEHQRRSVLDNNDFASFQLGITNSSESSLALQVPNILDIGAGIEVGVAATKTFLGQLLAFYGLAISFAARRKSRSQEEINALCEELRSIPKQLKDLVKEHNQLAESLAHRFADTEDVIFLGRGINYPIALEGALKLKEISYIHAEGYPAGEMKHGPIALLDQRVPVISIATEGIVFEKVLSNAQEAKARDASLIGICPQTVETQIFDSLLPIPKVSEWISPLLTVIPMQLLSYYIAAQRGLDVDQPRNLAKSVTVE, from the coding sequence ATGTGTGGGATAGTTGCTTTTATTGGTTCTAGAGAAGCTTCGCCACTTCTATTAGACGGTTTAAGAAAACTCGAATATAGAGGTTACGATTCGGCAGGATTAGCAACAGTAACTATTGGGGAAAAGGATCAAGATGATTTTGTTACTTGTAAAAGAGCAAAGGGTAAATTAGTTAATCTTTCTGAATTAATTGAAAAGGAGGGTGCACCTGGTCATTTAGGTATTGGTCATACTAGATGGGCGACTCATGGAAAACCTGAAGAACATAATGCCCATCCTCATAGAGATAATTCTGGTGAGGTTGCAGTAGTCCAAAACGGAATAATTGAGAATCACACTTCTTTACGGAAGAAGCTTGAGGGAAAAGGAGTTCAATTTCTTTCACAAACTGATACTGAGGTAATACCTCATTTAATTTCTCATGAGCTTGATCATTTTTTAGCCAATGGCTCTTCTCCAAGTAGATCTCTCTTGCTGCAAGCTGTTCAGAAGGTTTTAGGACTTTTAGAAGGAGCATATGCAATTGCAGTTATTTGGTCGAAAACCCCTGATGCACTAGTAGTTGCCAAGAGGCAAGCATCTTTAGTGATTGGACTTGGTGAGGGTGAATTTCTTTGTGCTAGTGATAAGCCAGCTTTAACTGGTTTTACTAGAACAATTTTGCCTATGGAAGATGATGAAATTGCGTTATTAACACCTTTAGGTATTGAGCTATATGACATTCAAGGCAAACGAAAGGACAGGAGTCCAGTAGTCCTAAGTGGTTTAGATCAGGAGATTGATAAGCAACATTTCCGTCATTTTATGCTTAAAGAAATTCATGAGCAGCCTGAAACTGTTGAGCTATGGCTTTCTAAGCATTTACCCATTCATGCCCCAATTGATAGTCCAATAGTTTTGCCATATGACGCATCTTTTTATGAATCTATCGAACAAATACAGATTCTCGCTTGTGGAACTAGCAGGCATGCGGGCATGGTTGGAGCTTACCTTTTAGAGCAGTTTGCTGGGATTAGGACTTCTGTTTTTTTTGCGAGTGAATTTCGCTATGCTCCTCCGCCATTGTCGCCGCATACTCTAACCATTGGAGTAACTCAATCAGGAGAAACGGCTGATACGCTTGCAGCCTTATCCATGGAGCACCAAAGGCGATCAGTTCTGGATAACAATGATTTTGCTTCTTTCCAGTTGGGAATAACTAATAGTTCTGAAAGTTCATTAGCACTGCAAGTTCCCAATATTCTTGATATAGGAGCAGGTATAGAAGTTGGTGTAGCAGCAACTAAAACTTTCTTAGGTCAATTATTAGCTTTTTATGGATTAGCTATTAGTTTTGCAGCACGACGAAAAAGTAGATCACAGGAAGAAATCAATGCTCTTTGTGAGGAATTAAGGTCTATTCCTAAGCAATTAAAAGATCTGGTAAAGGAACACAATCAATTGGCCGAGTCCTTAGCTCATCGTTTCGCCGATACAGAAGATGTCATTTTCTTAGGACGCGGCATTAATTACCCAATTGCTCTAGAAGGCGCACTCAAATTAAAAGAGATCAGTTATATACATGCAGAGGGGTATCCGGCTGGCGAAATGAAGCATGGACCTATTGCTTTATTGGATCAAAGAGTACCTGTAATTTCAATAGCCACTGAGGGTATCGTATTTGAGAAGGTTTTGAGTAATGCTCAAGAAGCTAAGGCAAGAGATGCAAGTTTGATAGGGATTTGCCCACAAACTGTTGAAACACAAATTTTTGATTCTTTATTACCTATACCTAAAGTAAGCGAATGGATTAGCCCTTTGCTGACAGTAATACCGATGCAATTGTTAAGTTATTATATAGCTGCTCAAAGAGGCTTAGATGTTGATCAGCCAAGAAACTTGGCAAAGAGTGTAACTGTGGAGTGA
- the rnc gene encoding ribonuclease III, translated as MTHSKKTIISKERIQQIYNLLDKIVVNKSNLEFIKKSKSYCLNIFNEALTHTSTNSKTNHERLEFLGDAVLRLAASEYIEENFPNLKVGDRSALRAQLVSDEWLTKVGQEINIKQFMLIGPKAHKDKAASATLQAEATEAMIGALYECLKDIKSIKVWLKPYWDKTSKSVLEDPHRLNSKSALQEWSQGNGLDIPIYKNEELSQKHGDPRRFFCKVLINKKILGEGWGSSRKQAEKEAALKALNKLENP; from the coding sequence ATGACTCATAGCAAAAAAACAATAATTTCAAAAGAGAGAATTCAGCAAATTTATAACCTATTAGACAAAATTGTTGTGAATAAATCAAACCTAGAATTTATTAAAAAAAGCAAATCTTATTGCTTAAATATCTTCAATGAGGCATTAACACATACATCAACAAATTCAAAAACTAATCATGAAAGACTTGAGTTCCTAGGAGATGCCGTGCTTCGATTGGCAGCATCAGAATATATAGAAGAAAATTTCCCTAATTTAAAAGTTGGCGATAGATCAGCTTTACGAGCCCAGCTTGTTAGTGATGAGTGGTTAACAAAAGTAGGTCAAGAAATAAATATTAAACAATTCATGTTGATTGGACCTAAGGCTCATAAAGATAAGGCTGCTTCTGCAACTCTTCAAGCAGAAGCTACGGAAGCAATGATAGGCGCTTTATATGAATGCTTAAAAGATATAAAATCTATAAAGGTCTGGCTTAAGCCTTATTGGGATAAAACCAGTAAAAGTGTTCTAGAGGATCCCCATAGATTAAATTCCAAATCTGCCCTTCAAGAGTGGAGTCAAGGCAATGGACTAGACATTCCAATCTATAAAAATGAAGAACTTTCACAAAAACATGGGGATCCGAGAAGATTCTTTTGTAAAGTGCTTATTAATAAGAAAATTCTAGGAGAAGGGTGGGGCAGCTCACGGAAGCAAGCCGAGAAAGAAGCTGCTCTAAAAGCATTGAATAAGCTGGAAAATCCTTAA
- the rimM gene encoding ribosome maturation factor RimM (Essential for efficient processing of 16S rRNA), translated as MSRKDSWLTIGKLVGAQGLRGEVKVNPSSDFPERFINPGERWLQKNTEEPSRIELKSGRQLPGKSIYIVSFIGITDRNKAESIVGNKLLVPSDQKPKLKEGEFHLVDLLGLKAKFTQDGSDVGEVIDLTSAGNDLLVIKLVEGKTVLIPFVKEIVPVINLKQGWLLIKPPPGLLEL; from the coding sequence ATGTCTAGAAAAGATTCTTGGCTAACAATTGGGAAGCTTGTGGGAGCTCAAGGTTTGCGTGGCGAGGTAAAAGTTAATCCAAGTAGTGATTTCCCAGAAAGATTCATCAACCCAGGGGAGCGATGGCTTCAAAAAAACACTGAAGAGCCTTCTAGAATTGAATTAAAGTCTGGCAGGCAACTACCAGGAAAATCTATTTATATTGTTTCATTCATAGGAATCACTGACCGTAATAAGGCCGAGTCTATTGTTGGTAATAAATTATTAGTCCCATCTGATCAAAAGCCCAAGCTAAAAGAAGGTGAATTCCATCTCGTTGACCTTTTAGGGTTAAAAGCAAAATTCACTCAAGATGGTTCTGATGTAGGAGAAGTGATTGATTTAACAAGTGCTGGCAATGATCTTCTAGTAATCAAACTCGTTGAAGGGAAGACAGTACTGATACCCTTTGTCAAAGAAATTGTGCCTGTGATCAATCTTAAGCAAGGTTGGTTACTTATTAAGCCTCCACCAGGATTACTAGAGCTTTGA
- a CDS encoding cation:proton antiporter, translating to MSSLLSVLSTHDIEVAETLIGVIRFLLIFVAARTLAEILVRLSLPTIVGELLAGVLIGASGLHLLLPPSAHASLNEGFINVISSLASIPAEAVPDLYFETFPSLQAVATLGLYALLFLTGLESELEELVAVGAQAFTVAMAGVILPFAFGTFGLMFLFQVDLIPAIFAGASMTATSIGITASVFGELGYLKTREGQIVIGAAVLDDILGIVILAVVVALATGGALEIAPIVKLVLAATVFVIAAIALSRTAAPGFDWLLDRLKAPGAVVVASFVILVLSCFVATAIGLEAALGAFAAGLILSSSKNNHAIQQSVLPLVSLFATIFFVLVGAGMDLSVINPLDPSSRSALIVAGFLLVVAILGKIASGWSFVIDKPTNRLVVGLGMMPRGEVGLIFLGLGTSAGLLTPSLEAAILLMVIGTTFLAPVLLRLVLKDKKPGGGNSIPDEVAADPVGLI from the coding sequence ATGTCATCTCTGCTTTCTGTATTAAGTACCCATGATATTGAAGTTGCAGAGACTTTAATAGGTGTCATCCGATTTCTATTGATCTTTGTTGCCGCAAGGACTTTGGCCGAGATCTTAGTCAGACTAAGCTTGCCAACAATTGTTGGCGAATTACTAGCAGGAGTTTTGATAGGAGCATCAGGATTGCATTTGCTGCTTCCTCCGAGTGCTCATGCTTCTTTAAATGAAGGTTTTATTAATGTAATTAGCTCTTTGGCTTCGATTCCAGCTGAGGCAGTACCAGACTTATATTTTGAGACATTCCCTTCTTTGCAAGCAGTTGCAACACTTGGTTTATATGCCCTACTTTTCTTAACAGGTTTAGAAAGCGAGTTGGAAGAATTGGTTGCTGTTGGAGCGCAAGCCTTCACTGTTGCCATGGCTGGAGTCATTTTACCTTTTGCATTTGGAACATTTGGATTGATGTTTCTTTTTCAAGTGGATCTAATTCCTGCAATTTTTGCTGGGGCTTCAATGACAGCAACTAGTATTGGTATAACAGCTAGTGTTTTTGGAGAATTAGGTTATTTAAAAACTCGAGAAGGTCAAATAGTTATTGGTGCGGCTGTTCTTGATGACATTCTAGGGATAGTAATTCTTGCAGTTGTAGTTGCTTTGGCAACAGGGGGGGCATTAGAAATTGCTCCGATCGTCAAACTTGTTTTAGCTGCAACTGTATTTGTTATAGCTGCTATCGCTTTAAGTAGAACAGCTGCTCCAGGTTTTGATTGGTTGCTTGATCGCTTAAAAGCACCAGGGGCAGTTGTTGTTGCTTCTTTCGTAATACTTGTTTTGAGTTGTTTTGTTGCTACAGCAATTGGCTTGGAGGCTGCCTTAGGTGCTTTCGCAGCTGGGTTGATTCTTAGCAGTTCAAAAAATAATCATGCAATTCAACAATCGGTGCTACCTCTTGTGTCCCTCTTCGCGACGATTTTCTTTGTTTTAGTTGGAGCAGGCATGGATCTTTCTGTAATTAATCCTTTAGATCCATCTAGTAGGTCAGCTCTAATAGTTGCAGGATTCTTATTGGTAGTTGCAATCTTGGGCAAAATTGCTTCAGGTTGGTCTTTTGTGATTGATAAGCCTACAAATAGACTTGTTGTTGGCTTGGGGATGATGCCCAGAGGGGAAGTTGGTTTAATTTTCTTAGGTCTTGGAACTAGTGCTGGTTTATTAACCCCATCTTTAGAAGCAGCAATTTTGTTGATGGTTATAGGCACTACTTTCCTCGCACCAGTTTTATTGCGATTAGTCTTGAAAGATAAAAAGCCAGGAGGGGGTAATTCAATTCCGGATGAAGTTGCTGCTGATCCTGTAGGACTTATATAG
- the psaC gene encoding photosystem I iron-sulfur center protein PsaC — MSHAVKIYDTCIGCTQCVRACPLDVLEMVPWDGCKAAQIASSPRTEDCVGCKRCETACPTDFLSIRVYLGDETTRSMGLAY, encoded by the coding sequence ATGTCCCACGCAGTAAAGATCTACGACACATGCATTGGATGCACTCAGTGTGTCAGGGCTTGCCCTCTAGACGTTCTTGAAATGGTTCCCTGGGATGGATGTAAGGCAGCACAAATTGCTTCCTCTCCTCGTACAGAAGACTGTGTAGGTTGTAAACGTTGTGAAACCGCTTGCCCTACAGATTTCTTAAGTATCCGTGTATATCTTGGGGATGAAACAACCCGCAGCATGGGCTTAGCTTATTAA
- the fabF gene encoding beta-ketoacyl-ACP synthase II gives MVENLHRVVVTGLGAITPIGNTVEQYLDGLKAGRNGVGPIRLFDASNHACRFSAEVKNFDPTGLLEPKESKRWDRFSKFGVIAAKEALRNSELVINEHNSSRIGVIIGSGVGGLLTMETQAQVLNNKGPGRVSPFTVPMMIPNMATGLAAIALGAKGPSSAVATACAAGSNAIGDSFRLIQLGKADAMICGGAEASITPLGVAGFASAKALSFRNDDPQSASRPFDAERDGFVIGEGSGVIVLESLEHAKKRDATIYAEVIGYGTTCDAHHITSPSPGGVGGAKAMQEALLDGHINPDDVDYINAHGTSTPANDSNETAAIKTALGTRAKQIPISSTKSMTGHLLGGSGGIEAVACVLSIQNEVIPPTINYSTPDPACDLDYVPNTAREQKLGVVLSNSFGFGGHNVCLAFRKFF, from the coding sequence ATGGTGGAGAATCTCCATCGAGTTGTTGTAACCGGTCTCGGCGCTATTACGCCAATTGGCAATACCGTCGAGCAATACCTTGATGGCTTAAAAGCAGGGAGGAATGGCGTAGGGCCCATCAGGCTTTTTGACGCTTCCAATCACGCATGCCGTTTTTCTGCAGAGGTCAAAAATTTTGACCCAACTGGTTTACTAGAACCAAAAGAATCAAAAAGATGGGATCGATTCTCTAAGTTCGGAGTAATTGCCGCTAAAGAAGCCTTAAGGAATTCCGAGCTAGTTATAAATGAACACAATTCATCGCGAATTGGGGTCATTATTGGCTCTGGAGTAGGAGGGTTGCTCACTATGGAAACCCAAGCGCAAGTTCTTAACAACAAAGGCCCTGGAAGAGTAAGCCCTTTTACTGTTCCAATGATGATTCCCAATATGGCTACGGGTCTTGCAGCTATTGCGCTAGGAGCTAAAGGGCCTAGCTCAGCAGTGGCGACAGCATGCGCAGCTGGTTCCAATGCAATTGGTGATTCTTTTCGGTTAATTCAACTTGGCAAAGCAGATGCAATGATTTGTGGCGGAGCAGAAGCAAGTATTACTCCACTAGGAGTAGCTGGTTTTGCTAGCGCAAAAGCTCTTTCATTCCGGAATGATGACCCCCAAAGCGCGAGCAGACCATTTGATGCAGAACGTGATGGGTTTGTCATTGGTGAAGGCTCTGGAGTAATTGTTCTTGAGTCACTAGAACATGCGAAAAAACGCGATGCGACTATCTATGCAGAAGTAATTGGCTATGGCACTACATGCGATGCTCATCACATTACCTCTCCTTCTCCTGGTGGAGTAGGAGGAGCCAAGGCAATGCAAGAAGCTCTTTTAGATGGACATATCAATCCAGATGATGTCGATTACATCAATGCTCATGGAACAAGCACACCAGCAAATGACAGCAATGAAACGGCAGCTATCAAAACTGCATTGGGTACAAGGGCCAAACAAATCCCTATTAGTTCAACAAAATCAATGACTGGCCACCTACTAGGTGGGTCTGGAGGCATTGAGGCAGTAGCATGTGTCCTCTCTATTCAGAATGAGGTCATTCCACCAACAATCAATTATTCCACTCCAGATCCTGCATGTGATTTGGATTATGTGCCCAACACTGCTAGAGAACAAAAATTAGGTGTTGTACTTTCGAATTCGTTTGGTTTCGGAGGCCACAACGTTTGTCTGGCCTTTAGAAAATTCTTCTAA
- the acpP gene encoding acyl carrier protein yields the protein MSQDATLEKVRSIVSEQLSVDAGEVKLESNFQNDLGADSLDTVELVMALEEAFDIEIPDEAAEGIATVGDAVKYIEDKQG from the coding sequence ATGTCTCAGGACGCAACCCTCGAAAAAGTTCGTTCTATTGTTTCAGAACAACTAAGTGTTGATGCAGGCGAAGTAAAGCTTGAATCAAATTTCCAAAATGACCTTGGCGCAGACTCTCTCGACACTGTTGAGTTAGTAATGGCTCTGGAAGAAGCTTTTGACATTGAAATTCCAGATGAAGCTGCTGAAGGCATCGCCACAGTTGGAGATGCTGTCAAGTACATAGAAGACAAGCAAGGTTGA
- a CDS encoding NAD(P)H dehydrogenase subunit NdhS → MHNSERVILPGSSVVVNDCQSIYNGYKGFVQRITEDRAAVLFEGGNWDKLLTIPIKNLELG, encoded by the coding sequence ATGCATAATTCTGAAAGGGTAATTTTACCTGGTTCATCTGTAGTTGTTAATGATTGTCAGTCTATTTATAATGGCTATAAAGGTTTTGTTCAAAGAATAACGGAAGATAGAGCCGCAGTCCTCTTCGAAGGTGGTAATTGGGATAAGTTGTTAACTATTCCAATTAAAAATCTTGAACTTGGTTAA
- a CDS encoding mannose-1-phosphate guanylyltransferase/mannose-6-phosphate isomerase → MTDRPLIPVILCGGSGTRLWPLSRASYPKQYWSLCGNENESLLQQTHKRLEGLPELEQPLLICHEEHRFIVAEQMREINIEPKEIILEPVGRNTAAAIAVAAIKATESGEDPQLLVLSADHEIRNVEEFQKSIAAGRIEAQKGKLITFGIIPTCAETGYGYIQAKEPIDHSNPKAVKINKFFEKPTQEKAEEFIANPCFSWNSGMFLFQASTILKELEKLAPKILKSCKSALQGELSDLDFLRLEKKAFSECPNLSIDIAVMEKTNLGTVLPLNAGWNDVGNWHSLWETASKDSNGNFSKGKVIIKRSKNCYFRSEHRLIVGLGVEDLILIETDDAVLVTNQKDAQSVKDIVNELEHKKLSESKAHRKIYRPWGHYTSIVEGKRWQVKRIEVKPGEFLSLQMHHHRAEHWVIVKGTALIERDGKEELLGENQSTYIPLGCKHRLGNPGKMPLELIEIQSGAYIGEDDILRLEDRYGRVNKNK, encoded by the coding sequence ATGACAGATAGACCCCTAATTCCTGTAATCCTATGCGGTGGATCTGGTACAAGACTTTGGCCATTATCCAGAGCAAGCTATCCAAAACAATATTGGTCCCTTTGTGGCAATGAAAATGAAAGTTTGCTCCAACAAACTCATAAAAGACTAGAAGGATTACCAGAGTTAGAGCAACCCTTATTAATCTGCCATGAAGAGCATCGTTTTATCGTGGCAGAACAAATGAGGGAAATTAATATTGAACCTAAAGAAATTATTTTAGAACCAGTAGGACGTAATACTGCCGCAGCTATAGCAGTAGCAGCAATAAAAGCTACAGAGTCAGGAGAAGATCCACAGCTTCTAGTCTTATCGGCAGATCATGAAATTCGTAATGTTGAAGAATTCCAAAAATCAATTGCTGCTGGCCGTATAGAAGCACAAAAAGGCAAGCTTATAACTTTTGGAATTATTCCTACTTGTGCAGAGACTGGGTATGGATATATTCAAGCAAAGGAACCGATTGATCACAGTAATCCAAAAGCTGTAAAAATAAACAAATTCTTTGAAAAGCCTACTCAAGAAAAAGCAGAAGAATTTATAGCTAACCCTTGCTTTAGTTGGAATAGTGGAATGTTTTTATTTCAAGCAAGTACTATTCTCAAAGAACTTGAAAAGCTTGCGCCGAAAATACTTAAGTCCTGTAAGTCAGCATTACAAGGTGAATTATCAGATTTAGATTTCCTAAGACTAGAAAAAAAAGCATTTAGTGAATGCCCAAATCTATCAATCGATATTGCTGTAATGGAAAAAACCAATCTAGGAACAGTCTTACCACTTAATGCAGGTTGGAATGATGTTGGTAATTGGCACTCATTATGGGAAACAGCTTCAAAAGATTCCAATGGAAACTTCTCCAAAGGAAAAGTAATTATCAAGCGAAGTAAAAATTGTTATTTCCGAAGCGAGCATCGCTTAATTGTTGGTCTTGGAGTTGAAGATTTGATATTAATAGAAACTGACGATGCTGTACTTGTAACTAACCAAAAAGATGCTCAAAGTGTAAAAGATATTGTTAATGAACTAGAGCATAAAAAGCTTTCCGAAAGTAAAGCCCATCGAAAAATATATAGGCCATGGGGACATTACACATCAATAGTTGAGGGGAAGAGATGGCAAGTTAAAAGAATTGAAGTAAAGCCTGGAGAGTTTTTATCGCTTCAAATGCATCATCACAGGGCAGAACATTGGGTAATTGTTAAAGGAACAGCTTTAATTGAACGCGACGGTAAAGAAGAGCTATTAGGAGAAAATCAAAGCACATATATACCTTTAGGTTGCAAACATAGATTAGGTAATCCAGGTAAAATGCCTCTAGAGTTAATAGAAATTCAAAGCGGTGCTTATATAGGTGAAGATGATATTTTGCGTCTAGAAGATAGATATGGAAGAGTCAATAAAAATAAATAA